The genomic DNA atgcACAAATGGGCTTATATAGGCGCCTAAAATGAATTCATAAAGGCGACGTTCGGGGGTTTTTAAAATAGACGTCCCAGATTAAAACGGTTGAGATTCAACGGCTGAGATTGAGCCATGGAACGACGTGCCAATAGCTGTCGCGTTAATGCACTACAAGTTCCCACAAGCTTGCCACGTGTACGACCGAAGATCAAGGCAGTACTGAAGCGGTCGCCCTAGGGTTTCTTCACCCCAATATGGGCCGAGACCGGTGTCCGTTGGCCGGCCCAAAGGCCCAGCCGAAGGACAGGGACATGTTGGTTATAAGCCCGACGAGGCCCATCGAACGGAGGCCCAATATACAATTAAGCCACTGGGCCGAAGGTCCTTCAGGCCCACGAGACGAAGGCCCACGGAAGTCTCGGGCCAAGGCCCACTCTTCTTCCAGACCGTTGGAAAGAGCAAGGGACATAACGCCCCCTTTTCACTCCTTCCATAATGATACGTAACGGACGAGCAATCATGGCAGAATTGAGTATAAAAACCCTTGAAAAATAAGACAAAACAGACACACATTCTCGCATACACTCTACTTTTCTTGTATTATTACCACACCGTTAAAACCAGATTCTTATTCTCAgaccggaggtgaatcggggtacaaaccctcgcattctcttcactttcaggtatCAGCCGAAGCCACCTTCAAGGTACCGAAGCCTGTTCAAGCTTCCGAAGGAATCTGGGCGTAACAATACTTCACACTtctatttagaaaataaaaaaagatCTCTACACTCATATCAATAgcataaattaaattattttataatatcaCATCAGCTTTTTAGCCATTTTTGTTACTCTAACATTGATCATTTTGCAAACAAATTCATGTAGGTAAAAAGTTAAAAATGTTTTAATTACTCGGGAGTTGTTATACTTATAAGATTTAGTATTCAAAATTTtagatttttaataaatatttgtaCGGATATGTATCTGATAAATAGAAAACGAATCAattatgttattgaaatttacAGAGACATGTAGATGGTTAAAGTCTGTGTGGTCTTGTGGGGGGATAACGATCAAGAAAATTGTAGAAACATCAAGCTCTCCTCAGAGTAAAACGTGTCTCCCTAACGTGGATTCTCAATTGTTCCGGAACTCTCTTCAATCGCTCTATATATTAACACGTATATATCTTCTTGCATGCAAATTAGAAAAACAGACATAAAATCAAGTTCTTCTTTCTATCAATCTCAaccaaaaaattcaaaaaaacaTGTCGCTGATTCCAAGCTTGTTTGGAGGGCGTCGTAGCAACGTTTACGATCCCTTCTCCCTCGAAATCTTCGACCCTTTTCACGACCTTTCTACTACTCTCTCAGGCGCTGCTGGTGGACAAAATGAAACAACTGCAATAGCCAACATGCGAATCGACTGGAAGGAGACCCCGGAGGCGCACGTGTTCAAGGCTGACATGCCGGGACTCGAGAAAGAGGAAGTGAAAGTGGAAGTTGAAGAAGGAAAAGTGCTGCAGATAAGCGGAGAGAGGAGTAAAGAGCAGGAGGAGAAGACTGATAAGTATCATCGCGTCGAGAGGAGTTCTGGCAAGTTCTTGAGGAGGTTTAGGCTCCCCGAGAATGCCAAGATGGAGGAAGTAAAGGCTTGTATGGAGAATGGGGTCCTTACTGTTACGGTTCCTAAAGCTGAACAGAAGAAACCGGAAGTCAAGGCTATTGATATCTCCGGCTAGACCTAGTATTTTGTTTTATCAAGTGTGTCTGCGCTGTGATATTTTCTTGTGCTCTGTATGGTTGTTTAGGGTTGCGTCGATGTTCAATCTTCCTTGTACTACGGTTTTGTTTTCAGTGCAGTGTAATAATGTGTGACATGTTAAGAAATACATGTATGTTTGACTAAGAGCTTTATTCTTGTTTGTGCCTACACTTAATTTTTGGTAAAGCTGTTAATGAATTTAAATTGAAGCAAGTTTAACTTTTTAGATGTATACACTTGATTGTAAAACCGCAGTGGAACAGTTCAAGGAGCAGAGTTCGGTTATGAATTTAAAGGACACTCGCACCTTAAACATATGGAAGGTTAACCTCCAAAAACATGAGTAAATCACCTAAGAGCGATATAACACCAACTTACATTACCAATAGAAGTCCATCCTCCTGCCCGTAGGAAAATGGTGATCCGGTGGTGTGATAGTTTATCCAGGTGGCAATCCATCCATACTCTTTCTAAATCCTTGCAAGTCGAGCCATCTAATCCATGGAAACAAATCCGAAATATTTGGATGGCCCAAACACTCTGTAAATCTTGACAGGGCCACTTAAAAATTGAGAAGCAATCTCCACATTTGGATCCACCAGGTCATGAGGAAGTATGTGATTTCCAATCAAGTAGTGCTGAAATACAGTGTCAGCGCGATTACTGAATTTCCACGATTCTATACTTCCCTCCCGATCCATGTTAACATATTATCTACACAATTTTGCCTACCTAACATTATTTAGTTGATTCTTTTACTAGTAAAGAGCTCAATGGTACTGTTAGCTATAGGCTCATTAAGCCCCGCCAGGCTCACAAGGACAAGATCCTATGAACGAAGTTCCAAGACCCATCAGGCTTCTAACTTATTCGTTTGTATAGGCTAATTAAGCCCCACCGGATGAAAGCTCAGAAGGACGAAGGCCCAGTATGAACGAAGTCCCAAGATCATCAGGCTTCTAATTTAGCCGTTGGAAAACACAGATCTAGTATGAACGAAGTCCTGGGGCCCATCAAACTTCTAACTTAGCTGTTGGTATAGGCTCATTAAGCCCCGCCAGATGAAAGCTCAGAAAGACGAAGACCCATTATAAACTTGGAAAACACTGAATAAAAACGTCTCCACCGTTTCAGCCTCTAATACTGGTCCGAATTTTTAGCATAACAGACGAGTATTAATTGCACATATTTAACGAGTATAAATACAGGATGAA from Apium graveolens cultivar Ventura chromosome 5, ASM990537v1, whole genome shotgun sequence includes the following:
- the LOC141724420 gene encoding 17.8 kDa class I heat shock protein-like; its protein translation is MSLIPSLFGGRRSNVYDPFSLEIFDPFHDLSTTLSGAAGGQNETTAIANMRIDWKETPEAHVFKADMPGLEKEEVKVEVEEGKVLQISGERSKEQEEKTDKYHRVERSSGKFLRRFRLPENAKMEEVKACMENGVLTVTVPKAEQKKPEVKAIDISG